The Litchfieldia alkalitelluris genome has a window encoding:
- a CDS encoding transglycosylase domain-containing protein, with amino-acid sequence MDFLKKIKNFIIRFWKEQHLTKIFLLIFFVTILATMLFFAYMASTANVQSLKDGLNQSTVIFDKDGDVATHLSTNRTNGISIDEVPDHIAKAVIAIEDQRFYNHNGFDIKGISRAFFKNLFSGRITGGGSTITQQLTKNALLSPERSYKRKIEELFLAVEIEKHFSKDEIIEMYLNQVYFGSGAWGINHAAKKYFNSDAEDLSISEGALLAGLLQAPSALNPYNNFDKAINRRDVVLSKMNELGYITDQDLKKALKENIILEDGGGSNIERDYPFYVDSVLDEAINEFGLTQDEIFTRGYQIYTEMDQNLQFTLEKVYKQDWRFPTGKDGVLVQSGAVLLDPQTGGVRGLVGGRGDYVFRGFNRATHMKQQPGSTLKPITVYTPALESGYHFDSMLLDEPKTFEEYTPKNSSNTYQGKVPMYIALQDSLNLPAVRLLEEIGLDKGLQSLKRFGISYTTEDEHLAIALGGMHKGISPLQLAESYSTFANDGNRNESHLITKIVGPTGNIIAERKVKTVKVTTKKIANEMTSMLLNVVETGTGKATKIEGIQIAGKTGSTQLPYNDVNGTKDQWFVGYTSNLVGAVWLGFDQTDREHYLKGSSSDTVVPLFKGIIEQAVKYVEPGEFEEVSINDQLAGVEAKPRLSLNKEQVQEKAAELEQKLKEESSKWKQVLEQAKQDVKFIEDKITSLINSFK; translated from the coding sequence ATGGACTTTTTGAAAAAAATAAAGAATTTTATTATTCGATTTTGGAAAGAACAACATCTGACTAAAATCTTTTTGTTGATATTTTTTGTTACTATTTTAGCAACCATGCTATTTTTTGCATATATGGCAAGCACAGCAAATGTACAATCCCTAAAGGATGGATTAAACCAATCTACTGTCATTTTTGATAAGGACGGTGATGTGGCAACACATTTATCTACAAATCGGACAAATGGAATTTCAATTGATGAAGTTCCTGATCATATAGCAAAAGCAGTTATCGCTATTGAAGATCAACGTTTTTACAATCATAATGGATTTGATATAAAGGGGATTTCAAGAGCTTTCTTTAAGAATCTTTTTTCCGGGAGAATTACTGGCGGTGGGAGCACAATTACACAACAGCTTACGAAAAATGCATTGCTCTCTCCCGAAAGATCATATAAAAGAAAAATTGAAGAGTTGTTTTTAGCAGTTGAAATTGAGAAACATTTCTCAAAAGATGAAATTATTGAAATGTATTTAAATCAAGTGTACTTCGGAAGTGGAGCATGGGGAATAAATCATGCGGCCAAAAAATATTTTAACAGTGACGCTGAGGATCTCTCCATTAGTGAAGGTGCCCTACTTGCTGGATTACTTCAAGCACCATCTGCCCTTAATCCGTATAATAACTTCGATAAGGCAATAAACCGTAGGGATGTCGTATTATCAAAAATGAATGAACTTGGATATATTACTGATCAAGATTTGAAAAAGGCACTTAAAGAAAACATCATCCTTGAAGATGGTGGCGGAAGCAATATTGAAAGAGACTATCCTTTCTATGTGGATTCAGTACTTGATGAAGCAATTAATGAATTTGGATTAACACAGGATGAAATTTTCACTCGTGGATATCAAATATATACAGAAATGGATCAAAATCTCCAGTTTACTTTGGAAAAAGTATATAAGCAGGATTGGAGATTTCCAACAGGTAAAGATGGCGTGTTAGTTCAAAGTGGTGCTGTATTGCTAGATCCACAAACAGGTGGTGTCAGAGGTCTGGTAGGTGGCCGTGGAGATTATGTCTTTCGAGGCTTTAACCGAGCGACACATATGAAACAACAACCAGGCTCAACTCTAAAGCCCATAACTGTATATACCCCCGCCTTGGAATCTGGCTATCATTTCGATTCTATGTTACTTGATGAACCGAAAACATTTGAAGAATATACACCTAAAAACTCATCCAACACTTATCAAGGTAAAGTTCCAATGTATATCGCCCTTCAAGACTCATTGAATTTACCAGCGGTTCGATTATTAGAAGAGATTGGGTTGGATAAAGGGCTACAGTCGCTTAAACGTTTTGGGATTTCATATACAACAGAAGATGAGCACTTAGCAATTGCACTAGGAGGTATGCATAAGGGCATATCACCACTTCAACTTGCAGAAAGTTACTCAACCTTTGCTAATGATGGTAACAGAAATGAGAGTCATTTAATTACTAAAATTGTTGGGCCGACGGGTAATATCATCGCTGAACGAAAGGTGAAAACGGTCAAGGTCACCACAAAAAAAATAGCAAATGAAATGACTTCTATGCTACTAAATGTCGTTGAAACGGGCACAGGTAAAGCGACAAAAATAGAGGGTATTCAAATTGCAGGTAAAACTGGTTCCACTCAGCTTCCATATAATGATGTAAATGGCACTAAAGATCAATGGTTTGTAGGTTATACCTCAAATCTTGTTGGAGCCGTGTGGTTGGGCTTTGACCAGACCGACAGAGAGCATTATTTAAAAGGAAGTAGTTCTGATACGGTGGTTCCTTTATTTAAAGGTATCATCGAACAAGCTGTTAAGTATGTGGAGCCTGGTGAATTTGAAGAAGTGTCGATAAATGATCAGCTGGCAGGAGTAGAAGCAAAACCACGATTAAGTCTGAACAAAGAACAAGTACAAGAAAAGGCTGCAGAGCTTGAGCAAAAGTTAAAAGAGGAAAGCTCGAAGTGGAAGCAAGTATTGGAACAAGCAAAACAAGATGTGAAATTTATTGAAGACAAAATTACTAGTCTAATTAATTCTTTTAAATAA
- the thiM gene encoding hydroxyethylthiazole kinase codes for MNIEFITQSFEQLKSQSPLVHNITNVVVTNFTANGLLAIGASPVMAYAIEEVSDMVKIAGALVLNIGTLTSVNIESMIVAGKAANDMNKPVIFDPVGAGATPFRTETAKRILEEVKVSVLRGNAAEIANIIGEDWAIKGVDAGTESGDVVKLAQQAASHLNTNVVITGKRDVITDSKETYIVENGHPILTKVTGTGCLLTSVIGAFSAVEKDLLKAATSAVTCYGIAAQLAAKTTVDKGPGSFQVEFLDQLSQLTTDNITALASVSKI; via the coding sequence ATGAATATAGAATTTATTACACAATCTTTTGAACAATTAAAATCACAATCACCACTAGTACATAATATTACCAATGTTGTTGTTACTAATTTTACTGCAAATGGGTTACTCGCGATTGGTGCTTCACCTGTAATGGCTTATGCAATTGAAGAAGTTTCTGATATGGTCAAAATTGCTGGAGCGCTTGTCCTGAATATTGGGACATTAACATCTGTAAATATAGAGTCGATGATTGTTGCTGGGAAAGCTGCTAATGATATGAATAAACCGGTTATTTTTGATCCAGTAGGAGCGGGTGCTACCCCATTTAGAACAGAAACAGCAAAACGAATTCTTGAAGAAGTGAAAGTATCTGTATTAAGAGGAAATGCTGCTGAAATTGCTAATATCATCGGAGAAGACTGGGCAATTAAAGGGGTGGATGCAGGGACTGAGTCAGGTGATGTCGTTAAACTTGCTCAGCAAGCTGCTAGTCATCTAAATACCAATGTTGTTATCACAGGTAAAAGAGATGTGATTACAGATTCGAAGGAAACATACATAGTCGAAAACGGCCATCCAATATTAACAAAGGTAACGGGCACTGGCTGCTTACTTACTTCTGTGATTGGTGCATTTTCAGCAGTGGAAAAGGATCTACTTAAAGCTGCAACGTCAGCGGTAACTTGTTATGGTATTGCCGCACAATTAGCAGCGAAGACAACTGTTGATAAGGGACCAGGAAGTTTCCAAGTGGAATTTTTAGATCAATTATCACAGCTTACAACCGATAATATTACGGCTCTTGCATCAGTGTCTAAAATTTAG
- a CDS encoding gamma-glutamyl-gamma-aminobutyrate hydrolase family protein, with protein MKNKKPVIGITGAYVNHNHYMEGVYVHHDYHKSIAANGGIPIVLPYINENLSIESAELCDGIILSGGEDVDPQFYGQDPHPNLGATIPERDIAEMALVHYAINNNIPLLAICRGVQILNVALGGTLIQDIPAQWANPIKHTQIVERKRDTHFIRIDKDSYLYSIIGEETVRVNSLHHQAIDKLSPHLKTVATASDGMIEAVELIESNTFTIGVQWHPESMSSHNQKMNKLFNHFVENCVKKVQTPA; from the coding sequence ATGAAAAATAAAAAACCAGTGATTGGCATTACAGGAGCCTATGTAAACCATAACCACTACATGGAAGGTGTTTATGTCCATCATGATTACCATAAAAGTATCGCTGCAAATGGAGGAATTCCTATTGTTCTTCCCTATATTAATGAAAACTTAAGCATAGAAAGTGCTGAATTATGTGATGGCATCATTTTAAGTGGAGGAGAAGATGTTGATCCTCAGTTTTATGGCCAAGACCCTCATCCCAACTTAGGAGCAACCATTCCTGAAAGAGACATAGCCGAAATGGCTCTGGTACATTATGCCATAAATAACAATATTCCCCTTCTCGCCATTTGTAGAGGGGTACAAATATTAAATGTAGCGTTAGGCGGAACATTGATCCAAGATATCCCTGCCCAATGGGCTAACCCCATTAAACATACTCAAATAGTAGAAAGAAAGAGGGATACACATTTTATAAGAATCGATAAAGACAGTTACCTCTACTCAATCATCGGAGAAGAAACAGTAAGAGTAAATAGCCTTCATCACCAAGCGATTGACAAGCTTTCGCCTCACTTAAAAACTGTGGCAACAGCCTCAGACGGGATGATTGAAGCTGTAGAATTAATTGAAAGTAACACCTTCACTATCGGTGTCCAATGGCATCCAGAATCAATGAGCAGTCATAACCAGAAAATGAATAAACTTTTCAATCATTTTGTTGAAAATTGTGTAAAAAAAGTGCAGACACCTGCATAA
- a CDS encoding divergent polysaccharide deacetylase family protein, which yields MRYLITLVLTVFIALGTFYPVYADSEELQAAIIIDDFGGGIEGVADFLNGNVPITAAVMPFTEKSTEHASWAYENGFEVMIHLPMQPKKGKLSWLGPNPIIKNLSSEEVKVRVEKAIDSVPFAKGLNNHMGSLVVEDERIVRVIVQVAKEHQMYIVDSGTSGNSKFPEIAEELGVPLIKRDVFLDDISSVAYVRKQMSKLAKITEKHNRGVAIGHVGLTGKICSTGIIQSMDEFNKKHIKVVPVSHLLSDELKEHYFNYIFD from the coding sequence ATGAGATATTTAATCACACTCGTTTTAACAGTTTTTATCGCTCTAGGAACATTTTATCCTGTTTATGCTGACTCGGAAGAACTTCAAGCAGCAATTATCATTGATGATTTTGGCGGTGGTATTGAGGGGGTTGCTGATTTTCTAAATGGAAATGTTCCAATAACAGCAGCAGTTATGCCATTTACAGAAAAATCAACCGAGCACGCAAGTTGGGCTTATGAAAATGGTTTTGAGGTCATGATTCATCTACCTATGCAGCCTAAAAAGGGAAAACTCTCTTGGTTAGGGCCTAATCCAATAATAAAAAACCTATCTTCAGAAGAAGTCAAAGTAAGAGTGGAGAAGGCAATAGACAGTGTCCCATTTGCAAAAGGCTTAAACAATCATATGGGATCCCTTGTGGTTGAAGATGAACGAATTGTCAGAGTGATTGTCCAAGTTGCTAAAGAACATCAAATGTATATTGTTGATAGTGGGACAAGTGGAAATTCAAAATTTCCGGAAATAGCTGAAGAATTAGGGGTCCCTTTAATTAAAAGAGATGTATTTCTTGATGATATTTCATCTGTCGCTTATGTGAGAAAACAGATGAGTAAATTGGCTAAAATTACAGAAAAGCATAATAGGGGAGTTGCGATCGGTCATGTAGGCCTTACGGGAAAGATTTGTTCAACAGGTATCATTCAATCGATGGATGAATTCAATAAGAAGCATATAAAAGTAGTTCCAGTATCGCATTTGCTATCTGATGAATTAAAAGAACACTATTTTAATTATATATTTGATTAA
- a CDS encoding PTS fructose transporter subunit IIABC, protein MKITDLLKRDTILLNLEANSKESVIDELVNQLDRAGRLNNKNEFKEAILAREAQSTTGIGEGIAIPHAKTNAVRTPAIAFGRSTKGIDYDALDGQPSHLFFMIAASAGANNTHLETLSRLSSFLMDMEFRKKLLSANSVDEVISAIDAKEAAESNDSDQPAAASKGSILAVTACPTGIAHTYMAADALKNKAKELGIDIKVETNGSGGVKNKLTAKEIEEATAIIVAADTKVEMDRFKGKVVIEVPVAAAIRKPQELIDKAVSQQGPTYQGGGSNQESTEKEPGQKSGFYKHLMNGVSNMLPFVVGGGILIALSFIFGIEAFDPESPQYHPIAEALMTIGGGNAFGLMIPVLAGFIAMSIADRPGFAPGMVAGFMAATGGAGFLGGLIAGFLAGYIVVGLKRLFQGLPEALEGIKPVLLYPVFGILITGLIMMFIIIEPVSAMNVGLTNWLQSLGTGNLVLMGLLLGGMMAIDMGGPINKAAFTFGIAMIDAGNLAPHAAIMAGGMVPPLGLAIATFMFKRKFTKAEREAGKTNIIMGASFITEGAIPFAAADPGRVIPSLVVGSAVAGALTMMFGIGLPAPHGGAFVIPLVEGNPLLYLVAILIGSVITALMVGVLKKEVKL, encoded by the coding sequence ATGAAAATAACAGATCTTCTAAAAAGAGATACTATTCTTTTGAATCTAGAAGCTAATTCAAAAGAAAGCGTTATTGATGAATTGGTAAATCAGCTTGATCGTGCAGGAAGATTAAATAATAAAAATGAATTTAAAGAGGCAATTCTTGCTCGAGAGGCACAAAGTACTACAGGAATTGGTGAAGGTATTGCAATTCCACATGCAAAAACGAATGCAGTGAGAACACCTGCAATCGCATTTGGCCGTTCAACTAAAGGGATAGATTATGATGCTCTTGATGGTCAACCAAGTCACTTGTTTTTTATGATTGCGGCTAGTGCAGGGGCAAACAATACACATCTTGAAACACTTTCAAGATTATCATCGTTCTTGATGGATATGGAATTCAGAAAGAAATTACTTTCAGCTAATTCAGTTGATGAGGTTATTAGTGCAATTGATGCCAAAGAAGCAGCAGAGTCAAATGACTCAGATCAACCAGCTGCAGCCTCAAAAGGAAGCATTCTAGCAGTAACGGCTTGTCCAACTGGGATTGCACATACCTACATGGCAGCTGATGCGTTGAAAAATAAAGCAAAAGAACTTGGTATTGATATCAAGGTTGAAACAAATGGATCTGGTGGAGTTAAGAACAAGTTAACAGCTAAAGAAATCGAAGAAGCAACAGCGATTATCGTGGCTGCCGATACAAAAGTGGAAATGGATCGTTTTAAAGGTAAAGTGGTTATTGAAGTACCTGTTGCGGCAGCTATTCGTAAGCCACAAGAGCTAATTGATAAAGCTGTTAGCCAGCAAGGACCAACATACCAAGGTGGTGGATCTAACCAAGAAAGCACCGAAAAAGAACCTGGCCAAAAATCTGGTTTTTATAAACACCTAATGAATGGTGTATCAAACATGTTGCCGTTTGTAGTTGGTGGTGGTATCTTGATTGCCTTATCATTTATTTTTGGTATTGAAGCGTTTGACCCAGAGTCTCCACAATACCATCCAATTGCTGAAGCATTAATGACAATTGGTGGCGGTAATGCATTTGGCTTAATGATTCCGGTATTAGCAGGGTTTATCGCCATGAGTATTGCAGATCGTCCAGGTTTCGCTCCAGGTATGGTTGCTGGATTTATGGCTGCAACTGGTGGTGCAGGGTTCCTTGGTGGGTTAATTGCAGGTTTCTTAGCAGGTTATATTGTTGTTGGATTAAAGCGTTTGTTCCAAGGCTTACCAGAAGCGCTTGAAGGGATAAAACCGGTTTTACTTTATCCAGTGTTTGGTATTTTAATTACTGGCCTAATCATGATGTTCATTATTATTGAACCAGTAAGTGCAATGAATGTTGGATTAACGAACTGGTTACAAAGCTTAGGGACAGGAAATCTTGTATTAATGGGTCTACTTTTAGGTGGAATGATGGCAATTGATATGGGTGGACCGATTAATAAAGCTGCATTTACATTTGGTATCGCTATGATTGATGCTGGTAATTTAGCACCGCACGCTGCAATCATGGCTGGTGGAATGGTTCCACCACTTGGGTTAGCAATTGCAACCTTTATGTTTAAAAGGAAATTTACAAAAGCTGAAAGAGAAGCTGGTAAAACAAATATTATTATGGGTGCTTCATTTATCACTGAAGGAGCAATTCCATTCGCTGCTGCTGACCCTGGACGTGTTATTCCATCATTAGTGGTTGGGTCCGCAGTTGCAGGTGCATTAACAATGATGTTTGGAATTGGCTTACCTGCTCCACATGGTGGTGCCTTCGTAATCCCATTAGTTGAAGGAAATCCACTTCTTTATTTAGTTGCTATCCTTATAGGTTCAGTAATTACTGCACTAATGGTTGGTGTCTTAAAGAAAGAAGTAAAATTATAA
- a CDS encoding DeoR/GlpR family DNA-binding transcription regulator: MLTLERHRIILEVLAQHEIAKIQDFVDATSSSESTIRRDLSQLEEEGKLKRVHGGASLLIQKKDELSYSEKSTKNHEEKEQIARYAASLVQDGDCIYLDAGTTTNKMINYIEARDVTVVTNGITLLENLLERNIETYLVGGFIKNKTRALIGRGALDGLRTYRFDKCFLGVNGIHPDYGFTTPDPEEAMVKALALNLSQNRYVLADESKFHEVTFAKIADVDKAIVITNNIDHELLIDFSDKTNIKKVNA; this comes from the coding sequence ATGCTAACCCTAGAAAGACATAGGATTATTTTGGAAGTGTTAGCACAACATGAGATAGCAAAAATTCAAGACTTTGTAGACGCAACTTCTTCATCAGAATCAACCATTAGAAGAGATTTAAGCCAGCTTGAAGAAGAAGGTAAATTAAAGCGTGTTCACGGGGGAGCCTCATTACTTATTCAAAAGAAGGACGAACTAAGTTACTCGGAAAAATCAACTAAAAACCATGAAGAAAAAGAGCAAATTGCAAGATATGCAGCGAGCCTTGTTCAAGATGGTGATTGTATATATTTAGATGCTGGCACAACAACTAATAAGATGATTAATTATATCGAAGCGCGCGACGTAACTGTAGTCACAAATGGAATTACACTCTTAGAAAACTTGTTAGAGCGTAATATCGAGACCTATCTAGTTGGTGGTTTTATTAAAAACAAGACTAGAGCTTTAATAGGTAGAGGCGCTTTAGATGGCCTCCGGACCTACAGGTTTGATAAGTGTTTTTTAGGGGTAAACGGGATACATCCTGATTATGGATTTACTACACCCGATCCAGAAGAAGCGATGGTTAAGGCCCTTGCATTGAACCTTTCACAAAATCGTTATGTACTGGCTGATGAGTCAAAATTTCATGAAGTTACGTTTGCGAAGATTGCAGATGTAGATAAAGCAATAGTTATTACAAATAACATTGATCATGAATTACTAATAGATTTTAGTGATAAAACGAATATTAAGAAAGTGAATGCTTAA
- a CDS encoding YfbR-like 5'-deoxynucleotidase, whose product MGIHIYFKSLSNLEGIIRCPGKFKYQEHSVASHSFKVTKIAQFLATVEEMNGTSIDWKLVYEKAINHDYSELFTGDIMTPVKYALPKLKELFTQVEESMIRDFLDKEFPAEFQEIYEQRFREGKDETIEGKILAISDKIDLLYESFGEIIKGNPEPLFTQIYQEALETILLYKDMHCVQYFINNILQEIIQEETALCSTVQKITREALSKAV is encoded by the coding sequence TTGGGAATTCATATATATTTTAAAAGCCTATCCAACTTAGAGGGCATCATCCGGTGTCCAGGAAAATTTAAATATCAGGAGCATTCTGTTGCCAGCCACTCCTTCAAGGTTACAAAAATAGCACAATTCTTAGCAACGGTAGAAGAAATGAATGGAACAAGTATTGATTGGAAGCTTGTATATGAAAAAGCTATAAACCATGACTATTCTGAGTTATTTACCGGGGATATCATGACTCCAGTTAAGTACGCACTACCTAAACTAAAAGAACTGTTCACACAAGTTGAAGAATCAATGATTAGAGATTTCTTAGACAAAGAATTTCCAGCAGAATTTCAGGAGATTTATGAACAGCGATTTCGGGAAGGAAAGGACGAAACCATTGAAGGAAAGATATTAGCTATCTCTGATAAAATAGATCTTTTGTATGAATCCTTCGGGGAAATTATAAAAGGTAATCCAGAGCCACTATTTACTCAAATATATCAAGAAGCTTTGGAGACGATTCTACTTTACAAGGATATGCATTGTGTCCAATATTTCATTAATAATATTCTGCAAGAGATTATCCAAGAAGAAACTGCTCTATGTTCAACGGTACAAAAGATTACAAGGGAAGCCTTAAGTAAGGCAGTTTAG
- a CDS encoding MerR family transcriptional regulator, translating into MSSSDNSYIYKKVISIGTVCELTGLSERQIRYYEERELIFPKRSNKGNRKYSFSDVETLMDIANKMEDGLQTSDLRKEISNKQKDRKSDVNEQMIRGQLNAYFKRRE; encoded by the coding sequence TTGTCTTCTAGTGATAATTCTTACATTTATAAGAAGGTTATATCTATTGGGACAGTATGTGAGTTAACGGGATTGAGTGAACGACAAATTAGATATTATGAAGAAAGAGAACTAATATTCCCTAAAAGATCAAATAAAGGTAACCGGAAGTACTCCTTTTCAGATGTAGAAACGTTAATGGATATTGCTAATAAGATGGAAGACGGCTTACAGACTTCAGATCTTAGGAAGGAAATATCCAATAAACAAAAGGATCGTAAATCGGATGTAAATGAGCAAATGATTCGTGGCCAATTAAATGCTTATTTTAAGAGAAGGGAATAA
- a CDS encoding Fur-regulated basic protein FbpA: MTKFLRSAVEKTKNHYLKKLVESGAYSDNEERQLAKLTLSELIEEYKKSQLKPTR; this comes from the coding sequence ATGACGAAATTTCTCCGTTCAGCCGTTGAAAAAACAAAGAATCATTATTTAAAAAAATTAGTCGAGTCAGGAGCCTATTCCGATAATGAAGAAAGACAACTAGCAAAACTTACCTTAAGTGAACTTATTGAAGAATATAAAAAATCACAACTTAAGCCTACTCGCTAG
- a CDS encoding S1C family serine protease, with the protein MSAELIGGDALTDLAVIKIPAGHVDSSIEFGDSSTLRPGDQVLAIGNPLGLDLSRTVTQGIVSAIERSITVSTSAGEWALDVIQTDAAINPGNSGGAPINTSGQVIGINSLKISESGVEGLGFAIPSNDLLPIINEIIEKGYVERPYIGVGLANLEGVPQQYLQSLPEDVNEGIMITNVDPDSAAGIAGLKVQDVIVELNETAVANASELREYLYNHLEVGDEVVFKVYRGGELISVIVRLQSNNN; encoded by the coding sequence GTGAGTGCTGAGTTAATTGGCGGTGATGCTTTAACAGATTTAGCAGTCATTAAGATTCCAGCTGGGCATGTGGATTCATCTATCGAATTTGGGGATTCATCGACCTTAAGACCAGGTGATCAGGTTCTCGCTATTGGCAATCCATTAGGCTTAGATCTTTCAAGGACAGTTACACAGGGAATTGTAAGTGCGATAGAGCGTTCGATAACAGTGTCAACATCTGCTGGAGAATGGGCTTTGGATGTTATTCAAACAGACGCAGCCATAAATCCTGGGAATAGTGGTGGAGCTCCTATTAATACGAGTGGACAAGTGATCGGTATTAATAGTTTGAAGATTTCCGAAAGTGGTGTAGAAGGACTAGGGTTTGCGATTCCAAGTAATGATCTTTTGCCTATTATTAATGAAATTATTGAAAAAGGATATGTGGAAAGACCCTATATTGGGGTTGGCCTAGCAAATCTTGAAGGAGTCCCTCAGCAATATTTACAATCTCTTCCGGAAGATGTGAATGAGGGGATTATGATCACTAATGTTGATCCAGATTCTGCAGCTGGTATTGCAGGTTTAAAGGTGCAGGATGTGATAGTTGAGTTAAATGAAACTGCAGTCGCAAATGCGAGCGAGTTAAGGGAGTATTTATATAACCATCTTGAAGTTGGGGATGAAGTAGTATTTAAGGTTTACCGTGGAGGAGAGCTAATTAGTGTTATAGTGAGATTACAAAGTAACAATAATTAA
- a CDS encoding S1C family serine protease — protein MDDKKYEEFDHNENNLVGQNEFITQTSIDEETIQSQELEDSVIISASSSDSRRQEKQKVKLDNCRGYIRTVSAGIIGSMLTLALLPFADFYHEYYSSVQNENQRDGTVSQVREAEVTDSNVTATPTIANPTGSIADIVEKASPAIVGIVNLQQQRNRFTSSTDKVESGTGSGVIFKTENNVAYIVTNNMSLKEQMR, from the coding sequence ATGGATGATAAGAAATATGAAGAATTTGATCATAATGAGAATAATCTAGTCGGACAAAATGAGTTCATAACTCAAACTAGTATTGATGAAGAAACCATTCAATCTCAAGAACTGGAGGATTCTGTTATTATATCAGCATCATCTTCGGATAGTAGACGACAAGAAAAACAAAAAGTAAAGTTAGATAATTGTAGAGGGTATATAAGAACAGTTAGTGCTGGAATTATAGGGTCTATGTTAACACTTGCTTTACTACCATTTGCTGATTTTTATCACGAATATTATTCTTCTGTTCAAAATGAAAATCAACGCGATGGTACGGTTTCACAAGTTAGAGAAGCAGAAGTAACCGATTCAAATGTTACAGCTACACCAACTATAGCGAATCCTACTGGCTCAATTGCTGATATCGTAGAGAAAGCATCACCTGCGATTGTAGGAATTGTCAATCTCCAACAACAGAGAAACCGTTTCACAAGTAGTACCGATAAAGTAGAATCGGGTACAGGCTCAGGTGTCATTTTTAAAACTGAAAATAATGTTGCATATATTGTTACAAATAACATGTCATTGAAGGAGCAAATGAGATAG